A stretch of DNA from Patescibacteria group bacterium:
ACTAAAAGATTTTTCAATTCAGTCGGGCTAAGTGAATACAAAAACGCATTTTCCTGGGTAATCTCTCTCTTTCTGACTAAATTAGCCAATGACCGATTCAAAGAGATCATGCCGTCTTCTAGAGAAGTTTCAATCACTAAATCTATTTGATAAACTTTATCTTCACGAATCAGGTTGCGGACCGCGGCATTAGCAAACATTATCTCTGTTGCTGGAATCCGGCCGCCTTCAATTCTGGGAATCAGTCTCTGGGATAGAACCCCAACCAAAGTTGAAGCCAGCTGGGAGCGAATCTGGCCCTGCTGACCCGAAGGAAAACTGTCAATAATTCGGTCAATGGTTTGAGAAACATTGTTAGTGTGCAGAGTGGAAAAAACTAAGTGCCCGGTTTCTGCAGCAGTTAAAGCAATGGCAATGCTTTCCGGATCGCGCATCTCTCCGAGCATAATCACGTCTGGATCTTGACGCAAAACTGAACGCAAACCCCGATTAAAAGACTTAGTGTCAACGCCAACCTCGCGCTGGTCAATCAAAGACCGATCCGGCTGGAACAGATACTCGATTGGGTCCTCAATGGTAATAATGTGGCCAAAGCGCTTGTGATTAATCTCGTCAATCATTGCCGCCAGAGTCGTTGACTTACCGTGGCCGGCCGGACCAACAACTAAGAAAAAACCCTGGGACAACTTGGTAAACTCGTGCAAAATCTGAGGCAGATTCAGCTCTTCAATCCCCCGAATCTCCATTGGAATTAAACGAATCGCAATCGCAATCATTCCTTTCTGGTAATAAACATTGCACCGGCAGCGAATCTTTTCTTCGTGAGTAAAGCCAAAATCAAACTCTTTTTCCTGGTTAAATCTTTCTTCCTGCTCCGGCGTCAGCAACGCCTTAACAAATCCGGTTAAATCTTCCGCAATCAGAATCGGCTCTTTGGCTAACTGAAGCAAGTTGCCGTCAATTCTTAAAGTCGGCTTTTTCGCCACGCCCAGATGCAGATCCGAAGCTCCTTGAGCTTGAGCTAACTCTAAGTATTGACCTAATTTTACTTTGTAATCTTGAGCCATTTTTAATTTGAATAATGAATAATGAATTACGAATTATAGATTAAGCTAAATCGTTTCTCGGAGAACTTCAGATAAATGAACTTTGCCTTCCAACAAATGCAGCACCGCTTCCTGGCGCAGAGTAACCATTTGCTGAACTTTTGCTTCTTCAAACAAAGACTCTTCTTTGCCTTGGGACAAAATAATTCTTTCCGCTGATTGAGTCATCTGAAAAATTTCAAAAATGCCAATTCGGCCAAGGGTTCGTTTATTCTTGCAAGTTTGGCAATCGGAGTCGCCATAATCAAAAATTTGATAAGGTTTTTTGTAATTCAGCTGTTTTCTCAAATCCTGAGGCAGTCCCGCTAAACTCTGGTCAATCATTTTTTCTATTTCCGGCGGGGCTGAAATTGGTTTTTTGCAATCAGGGCAAAGCTGGCGCAAAAGACGCTGGGCAATCACAATATTAATTGTTGCCGGAATTAAAAACTTCTGGACGCCGAGATCTAAAAGCCGGGGAATGGCTGAAATTGCATTGTTGGTATGCAGGGTTGATAAAACCAAGTGCCCGGTTAAGGCGGCATGGGTTGCCAGTTCGGCTGTTTCAGTATCCCGAACCTCGCCAACCATAATCACATTCGGATCCTGCCTTAAGATGCTCCTTAAGCCAAAAGCAAAAGTGTAGCCAATCTCCGGAATTACTTGGGATTGATTAACCCCATTGATAAAATACTCAACCGGATCTTCTAACGTAACCAAATTAACTGAATCTTGGTTTAAAATCTGAAGGCAAGCATAAAGCGTGGTGGTTTTTCCTGAGCCGGTCGGACCGGTAACCAAAATCATCCCAAAAGGCTTTTGAAGGTTTTTCTTAACAATCTCCAGATTCCAGTTGGAAAAACCCAAGTCTTCTAAATTTTGCAATCCGGATTCAGGATCCAAAATCCTGATGGCGGCTTTTTCGCCGCCAGAAGTTGGGAAAGTAGAAACGCGAAAATCAATCTGTCGGCCGCTGACAAAACTGCTGAACCGACCGTCTTGAGGCACTCTGGTTTCATCAATCTTCATCTCGGCCATAATCTTAATCCGGGTTAAAACCGGCTGCTGAACTGCTTCGGGCAAGAACAAAACCGAACCCAAGTCGCCGCCGATCCGATAACGAACCCGAAATCGGTTTTTTTCCGGCTCTAAATGAATATCAGAAGCTTTTTGGCTAACCGCATTCTTCAAGATATCAGAAACTAATTTAATTACCGGCGCCTCCTCAAACCCTTCAGTGATTTTTTCATCAAGATTAATTAATTTTCTCTGCCCGCCAAAACTCCGGGAAATTCCTTCAGCTTGTTTTTTTAAAACCGCTAAGGAGCCGGCTACTTCTTCGCCAAAACTGGTATAGCCCTGTCTTAATCGGGTAAAATCTTTGTTGCTGATCAAAAAAATCTTTAGATCAAGGCCCAAACCTTTGGCAATAAACTTAAGCGCTTGCTGGGCTTCAGAGTTTTCCGGATGAACCATGCCAACAAAAAGAGCTTTGCCGTCTTTTTGAAAAGCTAACATCTGGTAATGACGCGAAGACTCATAGGGGATTAAAAGCAAAACCTCCCGAGGAACCGTTTCATCATCAACAAAATTTTTCACTGGTAAACCAAAAATCTGGCTCTTAAGATCCAAGAGTTCTTGTTCGGCAACAAGGCTTTGTTCAATAATAAGGTCTTCCAGATTAACGCCTCGGGTATTGGCTTCTTTTTGTAAAATCTGAATTTGAGCTTGAGTCAGCAACCCTTTCTCAACTAAATTAGCAGCTAAATCTAATTTGGGCATTTTAAAAATTAAAGAAATGGATTAGGTTTTCCCAGTGGCGGAATTTCCAAAGGCAAAGGCGATTGTTCTTTTAATCGGCTGAAAACCGGATTGTTAACAATGCTATCGATGTCCAGATCCACTTCCTGTAAACGAATCAAGCCAGACTCTTTGGGAAAAATTTTATTAAAGATCAAAGAGGCTGGTCCGGTATCGGGTTTGGAAAAAATGAAATAAGCCAGCAAGAAAACAAAGATCGCAATTATAAATAAAATTACCGACAAAATTGAAGCTCGGGGTGATTTAAGATCAACTGACCTGAGTTTAAAACCTCGGGATGAGGATTTGGCTTGAGGCTGGGCTGGAATCGGGCGAGGGCTAACCGGCGAAGAAGGCTGGGCAACCGGCGGCCGAGGTGATTGGGGCTGATTAGAAATTTGTGGTGTTTGGGGTTCCATAAATAAAACTTAATAAAAACTAAGGTAAAGTAAATTGAGGTTTTTTAATTGAATAAGCTTCTAAATTAAGCTTGAAATTAAAAGTGGTCGCCTCGTCAAACTCACCGGTTTTTTTAACCGGGATAATTTCCAGATTTCTCACTTCAATTAATCTCAATTCGGTCTCAACGCCTTGGAGAAACTTTTTCATTCCTAAATAATTGCCCGCGCCGTCAAGAGTAATCGCTATTGGATAAGGCCCGGTTTCTTGTCCTGTCCCCGGAGCAGAAAATTCGCGCAGTTCAGAATTTTCAACCCGATCTGACTCCAAAACAGTAAAAGAAATATGGCTAAAGCCAACCTCATTTTCCTGGGCAATTGCCTCAAGGCTAACCAAAAGTTCAGGAATTTTTAAAGATGTTGGCAAAGCTTTTCCAACTAAACTAACTTGCTGGTCTAAGTTGTCAAACATCGCCAGTTGCTCTCTAAATTTTTGGATTAACTGATTAAGCCGCTTAACTACTGCTTGGCGTTCGGCCAGCTGAATTCTGATTTCACCAACGCTTTTCCATTGATTTACATCCAAGTGAAACAGTATATAAGCGCCGGCAAAGACAATCAAAATTCCCAAAATAAAAGAAATAAAAATTTGAAAAGAGTTTCTCATTATTTAATCAAAATTAAACTTTTACTAAAAGAGAGCTCCAGTTTAAAATTGAAGCTGTCGCCAACGTTGTTGATATCTCGCAGAACCACATCATTAATCTCCGGGTGCTGGGAAAAAGCCGCGGACTGAATGCTAATCTCTCTAAGATCGGGAGAGACTCCTTCTAAATAAAGAACATTATTTCTGGTGTCTAATTTCAAAGACCGAAAAGAAATATTCGGGTTCGTGTTGTTTTCCAAAAAATCAAATGCTGAAGAGACAAAATAATGTCCGGGCAAGAGTTTTTTCAAACCGCGGATCTGGGCATCTAAAGTAATCACTTTTTCAACTTCTTCCAGAGAAATCGAGGCAACCATATCTTGAATTTCCCGATCTAAAGACTTTATCTGGCTCTGGGCGACTTTAGCATAACCGGAAAGAAAAAGATAAAAAGCCAAAGCGACCAGCAGAAAAGCCAAGCTGCCAAAAATAAAGCTCTTGGGAACACCCAAATTTGATGAGGGTAAGCGTTTAGTTTTTGAAACTGAAGAAAAAGTTTTTGGCGCTTCCATATAACTATAAAATTATAACAGGCTCAATTTAATTATAATCCAAAAAGCAAAATAAAAATAGTTCAAGCCAACAGATTTATTTTTTAAAAACAGCTTATTGCCTTTTATTTATATTAAACAATCTTGAAGAAATGTCAAAGTCATTTCAGCACTTTTAGGCCCGCGCCTACCGCTGGAGAAAATTGGGCTTTAATCTCTTTTAAAACCGGCTCCAGATCCGGAGCATAACTAACCCGGGCAAACGGATTGCCTAATTCAACTGGCATGCCAAGCTCTTTTTGAAAATAATCTTTAATCCCAGGAGGCAAAGCTCCGCCGCCGCAAAGAATTGCTTTTTTAACTTCTCGTCTGGTTTTATCAGTATAGCGGGAACTAAGTTTTTTAATCTCGCTAATAATAAAATCCAACAACGGAGTTAAAAGCCCGGGCAGATACTGCTGTTCAGCGGTAATTAAGATGCCGTAATTCTTTTTTATCTCTTCTGCTTTAATTGGAGAGATATTCATCCCTCGGGCTATGGCCAGAGTTAAATCATTGCCCGCCATATCAATATCATGGGTTAAGCGGACATCTTTTTCATCAACCATAGAGATGCTGGTGGCTCGGGAACCAATATCAATTATTGCTGTTGTTGTCGAGTCATTACCAATCAAGGCTCGAGCAGTAGAAACAGATTCCAGCTCTAAAGCTTTCAAGCGCAGCCCGGCTAATTCCGCAATCCGATAATATTTATTGACTACATCTTGGGAAACCGCAATTAAAAGCACCTGGGCTCGGCCGGATAAAGAACTGGGCAAGGGATTCAAAACCTGCCAATCCAAGACCACCTCGCTTAAAGGAATCGGAACGTACTGTCGGGCCTCGTAAGGAATTACCTGATTAAACTCTTTTTCAGACACATTGGGCAGATCCATCACTGTCACAAAAGAAGAAAATGCCGGTAAAGAAAAAACTGCCTCTTTTACTGTCGGCCCCATTTTAACCAAAAGCTCTTTTAAAAGCGAGGCAGTCATCTCGTCAACAATTTTCAAGCCGCTGGTTTGAATCGCCGCGTTTTCCCTTTCCAGGTGGCCGAAATTCTCCAAAATCCCATAATTCTTAAGAGAAAGAACGCTGTCGCTTTTGTTCAGCTCAACCACCTTAATTGTAGTTGTGCCGATATCAATGCCAAGAACTGATGAATAGGGAATTAAGTAGCCTTTTAATTTTTCCCAGATAGATTTAAAATTTATTGATAGCATATCTTATTATAACGAATCTTTACTAATTTTAAAGTTCTGATGCTGGAATTTTTCTTCCCCAGTCAATGCTTTAACTGCGGCATTGCCAAAAATCGACAGACTAATCCGATCGGATTTTTCTGTTTTGCTTGTCAAGGCAAAATCAAGATTAACCGCTGGCTGTTTTGTCCTGTTTGCAACAAAAAAATTCCCCTTGGCCGGCAGTCTTGCCCAAGCCACTCCTCCCCCTTAACTTGCTTGGGGATAATGGGCTTTTATGCTGATCCGATTTTAAAGCAAGCAATCTGGAAATACAAATATGAGTTTATTGAAGAACTGGGTTTGCCTTTGGCTAACCTGCTTTTTGAATATTTCCAGCAGAGTTTTGCCCCAAAACTTAAGCCGGGCAAAAAAACCTGGCTGATTAGTTTTATCCCCTTAGCTAAAAAACGGGAGCGGTGGCGCGGTTTTAATCAGGCAGAGTTCTTAGCGGGAAATTTAAGCCAAAAAACCGGATTGGATTTAAAGAAAACTTTGGTTAGAGCCAAATTCAAAAAGCCGCAGATGAGGCTAAAAAATAAAGCTGAAAGATTGGCCAACATCCAAAATTGTTTTCGCATAATTAATCCGGAAGCAATTAAAAACAAGAACATTATTTTAGTTGATGACATCTCTGCTTCTGGAGCTACCTTGCAGGAAGCGGCTAAGATTCTTAAACAAGGCAAAGCGAAAAGAGTTTTCGGGTTGGTCTTGGCAAGAAACAGCTAATTCCTGTATGATTAAATAAGAGCTATGTCAAGAAAAACAGCTTATTTAATTATTGACTCTTTTTCTTTTTGGTTGAGCTTTGCGGTTTTAGCTTTGTGGCGCTGGCAGATTTATCCCGGCAGCGAGCTTTTTGCAAAACATCTTTTGCCTTTTTTGCTTATTTTTGTTCTAACCATCTTTATTTTTTATTCAATGGGGCTTTATGAAAACTTAAGCAATAGCGATTGGCTGGTTTCAGGATCTATTGGCTTAATGGTTTCGTTTCTAACGGCGACAGCATTTTTTTACTTTTACTCCCGATTTAACCCAATGATTACCCCTCGAGGCAGCTTGGTCTTGTTTTGGCTAATCTTCTGCTTTTTCAGCTTCAACCTTAGGGCTTTGGTTGAATCTTTAGTTTACAAAAAGACCAAACAAATAATCGGCTTGATTAAAAATCCTAAAAACAGTTTAATAATTAACAGCCTAAACCAAGCCAGCCAGCTTTACCAGTTCTCAATTTTAGAGATCCCTGAAACATTTTTAGAAAACCAAAATTCTTTGGAAGAGATGACCAAAAACCAGAGTATTAAAACTATTATTGGTTTTTCTGAAGCTCTTAGTTTAAGCCAGTTAAAATCTTTGAGCAATCTTAATCTGGAATTTTACAGCTTGGGAGCATTCTTTGAACAAAAACTAAAAAAATTAAATTTAGAGATAGCGGAAAAAACTTGGCTCTTGAGCTCAATTAGAAAACAGCCGCTGATTAGAGAAATAACAGAAAGAGGATTGGCTTTGGCTCTAATCCTAATTGCCTTGCCTGTCTGGCTGGCAATTATTTTGCTGGGGAAAGTTTTTTCGCCCGGGCCGATTTTTTTTAAACAAAAACGAATCGGCAAAAACGGAAAAATTTTCCAGCTTTATAAATTCAGAACTATGGTTAAGGATGCCGAAAAAGCCGGGGCCCAATGGGCAAAAACAGATGATCCGAGAATCAC
This window harbors:
- a CDS encoding ATPase, T2SS/T4P/T4SS family, with the protein product MPKLDLAANLVEKGLLTQAQIQILQKEANTRGVNLEDLIIEQSLVAEQELLDLKSQIFGLPVKNFVDDETVPREVLLLIPYESSRHYQMLAFQKDGKALFVGMVHPENSEAQQALKFIAKGLGLDLKIFLISNKDFTRLRQGYTSFGEEVAGSLAVLKKQAEGISRSFGGQRKLINLDEKITEGFEEAPVIKLVSDILKNAVSQKASDIHLEPEKNRFRVRYRIGGDLGSVLFLPEAVQQPVLTRIKIMAEMKIDETRVPQDGRFSSFVSGRQIDFRVSTFPTSGGEKAAIRILDPESGLQNLEDLGFSNWNLEIVKKNLQKPFGMILVTGPTGSGKTTTLYACLQILNQDSVNLVTLEDPVEYFINGVNQSQVIPEIGYTFAFGLRSILRQDPNVIMVGEVRDTETAELATHAALTGHLVLSTLHTNNAISAIPRLLDLGVQKFLIPATINIVIAQRLLRQLCPDCKKPISAPPEIEKMIDQSLAGLPQDLRKQLNYKKPYQIFDYGDSDCQTCKNKRTLGRIGIFEIFQMTQSAERIILSQGKEESLFEEAKVQQMVTLRQEAVLHLLEGKVHLSEVLRETI
- a CDS encoding PilT/PilU family type 4a pilus ATPase, coding for MAQDYKVKLGQYLELAQAQGASDLHLGVAKKPTLRIDGNLLQLAKEPILIAEDLTGFVKALLTPEQEERFNQEKEFDFGFTHEEKIRCRCNVYYQKGMIAIAIRLIPMEIRGIEELNLPQILHEFTKLSQGFFLVVGPAGHGKSTTLAAMIDEINHKRFGHIITIEDPIEYLFQPDRSLIDQREVGVDTKSFNRGLRSVLRQDPDVIMLGEMRDPESIAIALTAAETGHLVFSTLHTNNVSQTIDRIIDSFPSGQQGQIRSQLASTLVGVLSQRLIPRIEGGRIPATEIMFANAAVRNLIREDKVYQIDLVIETSLEDGMISLNRSLANLVRKREITQENAFLYSLSPTELKNLLVGGDELLTNR
- a CDS encoding exopolysaccharide biosynthesis polyprenyl glycosylphosphotransferase; its protein translation is MSRKTAYLIIDSFSFWLSFAVLALWRWQIYPGSELFAKHLLPFLLIFVLTIFIFYSMGLYENLSNSDWLVSGSIGLMVSFLTATAFFYFYSRFNPMITPRGSLVLFWLIFCFFSFNLRALVESLVYKKTKQIIGLIKNPKNSLIINSLNQASQLYQFSILEIPETFLENQNSLEEMTKNQSIKTIIGFSEALSLSQLKSLSNLNLEFYSLGAFFEQKLKKLNLEIAEKTWLLSSIRKQPLIREITERGLALALILIALPVWLAIILLGKVFSPGPIFFKQKRIGKNGKIFQLYKFRTMVKDAEKAGAQWAKTDDPRITSWGKIIRQTHLDELPQLINIFKGEMSFIGPRPERPEFVKELEEKIQFYSLRHLIKPGLTGWAQINYPYGASIEDAKNKLEFDLFYLKNRSLFLDLKILIKTFRFLFINLSRA
- the pilM gene encoding type IV pilus assembly protein PilM, with translation MLSINFKSIWEKLKGYLIPYSSVLGIDIGTTTIKVVELNKSDSVLSLKNYGILENFGHLERENAAIQTSGLKIVDEMTASLLKELLVKMGPTVKEAVFSLPAFSSFVTVMDLPNVSEKEFNQVIPYEARQYVPIPLSEVVLDWQVLNPLPSSLSGRAQVLLIAVSQDVVNKYYRIAELAGLRLKALELESVSTARALIGNDSTTTAIIDIGSRATSISMVDEKDVRLTHDIDMAGNDLTLAIARGMNISPIKAEEIKKNYGILITAEQQYLPGLLTPLLDFIISEIKKLSSRYTDKTRREVKKAILCGGGALPPGIKDYFQKELGMPVELGNPFARVSYAPDLEPVLKEIKAQFSPAVGAGLKVLK
- a CDS encoding phosphoribosyltransferase family protein, whose product is MLEFFFPSQCFNCGIAKNRQTNPIGFFCFACQGKIKINRWLFCPVCNKKIPLGRQSCPSHSSPLTCLGIMGFYADPILKQAIWKYKYEFIEELGLPLANLLFEYFQQSFAPKLKPGKKTWLISFIPLAKKRERWRGFNQAEFLAGNLSQKTGLDLKKTLVRAKFKKPQMRLKNKAERLANIQNCFRIINPEAIKNKNIILVDDISASGATLQEAAKILKQGKAKRVFGLVLARNS
- the pilO gene encoding type 4a pilus biogenesis protein PilO; this translates as MRNSFQIFISFILGILIVFAGAYILFHLDVNQWKSVGEIRIQLAERQAVVKRLNQLIQKFREQLAMFDNLDQQVSLVGKALPTSLKIPELLVSLEAIAQENEVGFSHISFTVLESDRVENSELREFSAPGTGQETGPYPIAITLDGAGNYLGMKKFLQGVETELRLIEVRNLEIIPVKKTGEFDEATTFNFKLNLEAYSIKKPQFTLP